In Paenibacillus ihbetae, the following are encoded in one genomic region:
- a CDS encoding potassium channel family protein: MISFVLTLKRLLKGLVHAFKQRNFVALFVLIVIMLISGTMFYTKQEGLSVLDALYFCVATLSTVGHPDFAPQTSLGKVFTMIYIVVGTGLFLGMVGHLAYALIKSTQKEEN, from the coding sequence ATGATTTCATTTGTGCTAACATTAAAACGGCTGCTCAAAGGGCTGGTTCATGCGTTCAAGCAACGCAATTTCGTTGCGTTGTTTGTCCTGATCGTCATCATGCTGATCTCGGGGACGATGTTCTATACAAAGCAGGAGGGCTTGTCCGTGCTGGACGCACTGTATTTCTGCGTTGCTACGCTGAGCACGGTCGGCCACCCCGACTTTGCTCCGCAAACTTCACTCGGAAAGGTGTTTACGATGATCTACATCGTCGTCGGAACCGGCTTGTTCCTCGGGATGGTCGGCCATCTTGCCTATGCTTTGATCAAGAGCACGCAAAAAGAAGAGAATTAA
- a CDS encoding NUDIX hydrolase gives MLKWLEWAKEIQAISQAGLAYTKDVYDKERFEQLRALSISIMQEYTEAGEDKIRTLFASETGYQTPKVDVRAVIFQDGKLLLVREKADGAWALPGGWADIGLSPSEVAVKEVQEEAGYDVRAVRLLAVLDKKFHRHPPSPFHVYKMFIQCEITGGAAGIGTETSAVGFFERDALPPLSEERNTAEQLDRLFRYNNHPDLPVWMD, from the coding sequence ATGCTGAAATGGTTGGAGTGGGCAAAGGAAATACAAGCGATCAGCCAGGCGGGCCTCGCCTATACCAAGGATGTTTACGACAAAGAACGGTTCGAGCAGCTGAGAGCGCTCAGCATATCGATTATGCAGGAATATACAGAAGCGGGCGAGGATAAGATCCGCACCTTATTTGCCAGTGAAACGGGATACCAAACGCCAAAGGTGGATGTGCGCGCGGTTATCTTCCAGGACGGGAAGCTGCTGCTCGTTCGGGAGAAAGCCGACGGAGCCTGGGCATTGCCGGGCGGATGGGCGGACATCGGTCTGTCGCCGTCGGAGGTGGCCGTTAAGGAAGTTCAGGAGGAGGCGGGCTATGATGTGCGCGCGGTGCGGCTGCTGGCTGTGCTGGATAAAAAATTCCACCGGCATCCGCCGTCGCCTTTTCATGTATATAAAATGTTTATCCAATGCGAAATCACAGGGGGGGCTGCGGGCATCGGCACAGAAACGTCGGCGGTCGGCTTCTTTGAACGTGATGCGCTGCCCCCATTGTCTGAAGAACGAAATACGGCCGAGCAGCTGGACCGTTTGTTTCGCTATAACAATCATCCCGATCTTCCGGTCTGGATGGATTAA
- a CDS encoding peptidoglycan D,D-transpeptidase FtsI family protein, whose product MIKGFPPYMSDPDEGDVRRQFNRRVNLFFFGAFLIFCVLIIRMAVLQFVEGPELAEKESGGELKKFTLQPIRGSIIDASGEKLAYSTGTHTLYITLMKDYNKNTERGQKNRPEIEAMAKEIAKVFAQYGDSKAKPMTTEEVIDELDLEYTKQHGYAPRRIKSDLTKQEIAHFMENRSRYPGIQIVEENVRHYDPDTVAVQTIGYLKKFKGSKDFKEYAEIDEANKGQDDPGLIYIEEEWVGYDGLERMFQKELRGKSGYISIPINPQNMVDGVPSMAAPEKGLNVHTTIHKDIQLAAEEAITERLQYLRTHLISGKYHRDALTGYAVAMEVDTGNVVAMASIPDYDPNIWGSGDKITQEVVNSSGNGTITIFASGRSGNGFESMIYLGSVIKPLTVLIGLNEGLFTPYDTYPDQGYALIGKQGSETKIRNSGGHVIGPIRPDQAIQTSSNAFMIDQVGEKLYDKYGGDKAVKVWDEYMKQFGLGVLTGSGLPLENEGRAEYLDAKASGSNLAALALASFGQKGKYTPLQLAQYTVMLANEGKRIKPQLASKITDQKGNVVKQFGREVIAEVKMPKEYWQVIKRGMNTQGIAGFEGFPYDFARKTGTSEQDSPAGRKDNGVFIAFAPREKPKLAVVVVIPEGGFGSQSAAPVARKIFDAYDEVYGLDGTPHPKQKTEGKAEQGEQEENQGE is encoded by the coding sequence ATGATCAAGGGATTTCCTCCTTACATGAGCGATCCCGATGAAGGGGACGTAAGGCGCCAATTCAACCGGCGGGTCAATCTGTTCTTTTTCGGCGCTTTCCTCATCTTTTGTGTCCTTATCATTCGCATGGCCGTTCTGCAGTTCGTGGAGGGCCCGGAGCTTGCTGAAAAGGAGTCCGGGGGAGAGCTGAAAAAATTCACGCTTCAGCCGATCCGGGGAAGCATTATCGATGCCTCCGGCGAGAAGCTGGCTTATTCGACGGGGACTCATACCTTATATATCACGCTGATGAAGGATTATAACAAGAACACGGAGCGCGGGCAGAAGAACCGGCCGGAAATCGAAGCGATGGCGAAGGAAATCGCAAAGGTCTTCGCCCAATACGGGGATTCGAAAGCCAAACCGATGACAACCGAAGAGGTGATTGACGAGCTGGATCTTGAATATACGAAACAGCACGGCTATGCGCCGAGACGGATCAAATCGGATTTGACGAAGCAGGAGATCGCTCATTTCATGGAGAACCGCTCGCGGTACCCGGGCATTCAGATCGTGGAGGAGAATGTGAGGCATTACGATCCGGACACGGTTGCGGTCCAGACGATCGGGTATCTGAAGAAATTCAAGGGCTCAAAAGATTTCAAGGAATATGCCGAAATCGATGAGGCGAATAAGGGGCAGGACGATCCGGGATTGATCTACATCGAAGAGGAATGGGTCGGCTATGACGGGTTAGAGCGGATGTTCCAGAAAGAACTGCGCGGCAAAAGCGGTTATATCAGCATCCCGATTAATCCGCAGAACATGGTGGACGGCGTCCCGTCCATGGCAGCCCCGGAGAAAGGGCTTAATGTCCACACGACAATTCATAAGGATATTCAGCTTGCGGCTGAGGAAGCCATTACTGAGCGTCTGCAGTATCTTCGTACCCATCTGATCTCCGGGAAGTACCACAGGGATGCGTTGACCGGCTATGCCGTCGCTATGGAGGTCGACACCGGCAATGTCGTGGCGATGGCCAGCATCCCGGACTATGACCCTAACATTTGGGGGAGCGGAGATAAAATCACTCAGGAGGTCGTCAACTCTTCCGGTAACGGGACGATAACGATCTTCGCCTCGGGCCGGTCGGGCAACGGATTTGAATCGATGATCTATCTCGGATCGGTCATCAAGCCGTTGACGGTGCTGATCGGGCTCAATGAAGGCCTGTTCACGCCATACGATACGTACCCGGACCAGGGCTATGCCTTGATCGGCAAACAGGGCAGTGAAACGAAGATCAGAAACTCCGGCGGTCATGTAATCGGTCCGATCCGGCCGGACCAAGCGATTCAGACCTCGTCCAATGCCTTTATGATCGATCAGGTCGGGGAGAAGCTGTATGACAAATACGGCGGCGACAAAGCCGTTAAAGTGTGGGATGAGTATATGAAGCAGTTTGGCCTCGGTGTTCTCACCGGCAGCGGATTGCCCCTTGAGAATGAAGGAAGGGCGGAATACCTCGATGCGAAGGCTTCTGGAAGTAACCTGGCCGCGCTAGCGTTAGCTTCTTTCGGACAAAAGGGCAAGTATACGCCGCTGCAGCTGGCCCAATACACGGTGATGCTGGCTAATGAAGGAAAACGGATCAAGCCGCAGCTTGCGAGTAAGATCACTGACCAGAAAGGAAACGTCGTGAAGCAGTTTGGCCGTGAAGTCATCGCTGAGGTGAAGATGCCCAAGGAATACTGGCAAGTCATCAAGCGGGGCATGAATACGCAGGGGATCGCCGGGTTTGAAGGCTTCCCGTATGACTTTGCCCGCAAAACCGGTACCTCGGAGCAGGACTCTCCTGCCGGGAGAAAGGATAATGGCGTGTTCATCGCGTTTGCTCCCCGAGAGAAGCCAAAGCTGGCGGTCGTGGTGGTCATACCTGAAGGCGGCTTCGGCTCGCAGAGCGCCGCACCGGTCGCTCGCAAAATCTTCGATGCCTATGACGAGGTGTACGGCCTTGACGGAACGCCGCATCCGAAGCAGAAGACGGAAGGCAAGGCTGAGCAGGGTGAGCAGGAGGAGAATCAAGGCGAGTAA
- a CDS encoding glycoside hydrolase family 88 protein, whose translation MPALVFDEQQIGHVMDKVVERTFRMDFSWDWPGGVAFYGVCGAYEATGKMEYLEQLKAWVDENMEDGLPKLSVNGVSIGHSLLTLYNVYGDERYIETAKEMAEYLAHDAVRFGEGIFQHTVNSETYNFPEQAWVDTMFMAGYFLLRIGSLLGREDYFEDGLRQYHGHENYLQDPVTNLYYHGWDNIAGNHMSGVFWCRGNAWAALTMARALELVPVTHPSFMIIEGSLRDQLSSLVRLQHESGLWHTITTDPQSPLETSGSAGIAAALLTKGRIYNKYTQKSIDGILAKITEDGTVTGVSAGTAVMKNAAGYIGVPDKRIQGWGQGLTLAFLAEVLKVKNNPY comes from the coding sequence ATGCCGGCACTCGTATTTGATGAACAGCAGATTGGGCATGTCATGGATAAGGTGGTGGAGCGGACATTCCGCATGGACTTCAGCTGGGACTGGCCCGGCGGGGTTGCGTTTTATGGCGTTTGCGGGGCGTATGAAGCGACGGGCAAAATGGAATATCTCGAGCAGCTGAAGGCATGGGTCGACGAAAATATGGAGGATGGTCTGCCAAAGCTGTCTGTGAACGGCGTCTCGATCGGACATTCCCTCTTAACGCTGTATAACGTCTACGGCGATGAGCGTTATATCGAAACAGCCAAGGAAATGGCCGAATACCTCGCTCACGATGCCGTTCGATTCGGAGAAGGGATCTTTCAGCACACCGTCAACTCCGAAACCTATAACTTCCCTGAGCAGGCATGGGTGGACACAATGTTCATGGCCGGTTACTTCCTGCTGCGCATCGGATCACTGCTCGGCCGCGAAGATTATTTCGAGGACGGGCTGCGGCAGTACCACGGCCATGAGAATTATCTGCAGGATCCGGTGACGAATCTGTACTATCATGGCTGGGACAATATTGCCGGCAATCATATGTCAGGGGTATTTTGGTGCCGCGGCAATGCCTGGGCCGCGCTTACGATGGCGCGCGCATTGGAGCTCGTACCGGTTACGCACCCTTCCTTCATGATCATTGAAGGCTCGCTTCGGGATCAGCTGAGCTCGCTCGTACGGCTGCAGCATGAATCCGGGCTGTGGCACACCATTACGACGGATCCGCAGTCGCCGCTGGAAACGTCGGGATCGGCGGGGATCGCCGCCGCATTGCTGACCAAGGGGCGCATCTACAATAAATACACCCAGAAATCGATCGACGGCATCCTGGCCAAAATTACCGAGGACGGGACCGTTACCGGCGTATCGGCCGGAACGGCCGTCATGAAGAATGCTGCTGGCTATATAGGCGTGCCCGATAAGCGAATTCAGGGCTGGGGACAAGGATTGACGCTGGCATTTCTGGCCGAAGTGCTGAAGGTCAAGAATAATCCTTATTAG
- a CDS encoding carbohydrate ABC transporter permease, producing MTKSGRILYHTLVGLFALCMTYPILWLAASSLKPNHEIFTTAYSLIPSKLEFSNYATGWKGFAGTTFGTFFKNSFIIVIISTIGAVVSSALVAFGLARTRFFGQKFWFACMMITMMLPHDVVIVPQYVMFANFGWISTFKPLIVPHFFGVPFFIFLIMQFIRTIPRELDEAARIDGCSKYGIFIRVVVPLIVPALITCSIFSFYWRWDDFINPLIYLNQPEKYPVSLALKLFLDGESLNNWGGMFAMATLSLLPVVIVFFIFQKYIVEGISTTGLKG from the coding sequence ATGACCAAATCCGGACGCATTCTGTATCATACGCTGGTCGGGCTGTTCGCCCTGTGCATGACCTATCCAATCCTGTGGCTCGCCGCCAGCTCGCTGAAGCCCAATCACGAAATCTTTACGACCGCCTACAGTCTCATTCCCAGCAAGCTCGAATTCTCGAACTATGCAACAGGCTGGAAGGGATTTGCCGGAACGACCTTCGGGACCTTCTTCAAAAATTCCTTCATCATCGTCATCATCTCAACGATAGGAGCCGTCGTATCTTCCGCATTAGTGGCTTTTGGTCTGGCTAGGACAAGGTTTTTCGGTCAAAAATTTTGGTTCGCCTGCATGATGATCACCATGATGCTGCCGCATGACGTCGTCATCGTCCCGCAGTACGTCATGTTCGCCAATTTCGGCTGGATCTCGACGTTCAAGCCGCTGATCGTTCCCCATTTCTTCGGGGTTCCGTTCTTCATTTTTCTGATTATGCAGTTTATCCGCACGATCCCGCGGGAGCTCGATGAAGCCGCAAGGATCGACGGCTGCAGCAAGTACGGCATTTTTATCCGCGTCGTTGTGCCCTTGATCGTTCCGGCCTTGATCACGTGTTCGATCTTCTCCTTTTACTGGAGATGGGATGATTTCATCAACCCGCTGATCTACCTGAACCAGCCGGAGAAATACCCGGTGTCGTTGGCGCTCAAGCTGTTCCTCGACGGGGAATCGCTCAACAACTGGGGCGGAATGTTTGCCATGGCCACCCTGTCGCTGCTGCCGGTCGTGATCGTATTTTTCATCTTCCAAAAATATATCGTCGAAGGGATCAGCACAACAGGCTTGAAAGGTTAA
- a CDS encoding carbohydrate ABC transporter permease, which produces MNRLRENEHITGYVFSAPFVLGFLIFTLYPILSSLYYSFTNYNLMEAPSWLGLGNYERMFTEDDKIGKSFQVTFTYVFASVPLRLIFALFVAMILNTATKAVGLYRSAFYLPSLIGGSVAVAIMWQQIFGDQGLVNSALSLFGIESSTSWIGNPSTALWTLIALSVWQFGSSMIIFLAGLKNIPKDYYEAASVDGANAVHRFFKITLPLLSPIILFNLTLQTISAFLTFTPAYIISRGEGGPLDQTLLYSLYLYRKAFSHFEMGYASALAWVMLVIVGILTLLIFRSSTRWVHYESKGD; this is translated from the coding sequence ATGAATAGACTTCGCGAGAACGAGCATATCACCGGATACGTATTCTCCGCTCCGTTCGTTCTTGGCTTTCTGATCTTTACGCTGTATCCGATCCTGTCGTCCCTCTACTATTCGTTCACCAACTATAACCTGATGGAGGCGCCAAGCTGGCTCGGCCTCGGCAATTATGAGCGGATGTTCACGGAGGACGATAAAATCGGAAAATCGTTTCAGGTGACCTTTACATACGTTTTTGCCAGTGTCCCGCTTCGGCTTATCTTTGCTCTCTTCGTGGCAATGATCCTGAATACGGCGACCAAGGCTGTGGGGCTGTACCGTTCGGCCTTTTACCTGCCGTCCCTGATCGGCGGCAGCGTCGCGGTCGCGATTATGTGGCAGCAAATCTTCGGCGACCAGGGACTCGTCAACTCCGCCCTCTCGCTCTTCGGCATCGAATCCAGCACATCCTGGATCGGCAATCCGAGCACGGCGCTATGGACGCTGATCGCCTTGTCGGTCTGGCAGTTCGGCTCATCGATGATTATTTTCCTTGCCGGCCTCAAGAACATTCCGAAGGATTATTACGAAGCGGCCAGCGTCGACGGCGCAAATGCCGTGCACCGATTCTTCAAGATTACGCTCCCGCTGCTGAGCCCGATCATTTTGTTCAATCTGACGCTGCAGACCATCTCGGCCTTCCTCACCTTCACCCCCGCTTATATCATCTCTCGCGGTGAAGGCGGTCCGCTGGATCAGACGCTGCTGTACTCGCTTTACCTGTACCGCAAAGCCTTTTCGCATTTTGAAATGGGCTACGCATCGGCGCTTGCCTGGGTTATGCTCGTCATTGTCGGCATCCTTACCCTGCTCATCTTCAGATCTTCCACCCGCTGGGTTCATTACGAATCGAAAGGAGACTGA
- a CDS encoding ABC transporter substrate-binding protein, whose product MRKVLTAVLMCSLLGSLIGCSGGNSADQPASAGTDTAPSAAAGDKKEPVKLRIAWWGGQSRHDYTLKVIEMYQEQNPHVTIEPEYAPFDDYWKKLAPQAVAGGLPDIIQMDISYLNQYAGRNQLADLKPFTDSGVLDVSDVSENALSGGEVNGKLVAMNLGVNALQTTFDVETMKKNGIDIPGKDWTWDDMDKMGAQAKEKGFLIGGFAYRHDVFFPYYLRTIGQKMYSADGKTIGYADDQAFIDYFTRYQKWYDNGYILSLDKEAQKKGVAEEDEIVLGNAISGTGWSNQFLAVANLVPDRPLELNPMPGPGTKEGLFLKPSMYFSVTETSKHKEEAAKFISFFINDIEANKLIKGERGVPVSAKVKEALKPLLSENEAKIFDYVTWAEANSSPGDPPNPIGAVEIEKLLRDLSERILYKKISVEDAAAEFRKEANAILARSQQ is encoded by the coding sequence ATGAGAAAAGTGTTAACCGCAGTGCTCATGTGCTCCTTGCTCGGAAGCCTGATCGGATGCTCCGGCGGCAATTCGGCCGATCAGCCTGCCAGCGCCGGAACCGACACAGCGCCGTCCGCAGCGGCCGGCGACAAGAAGGAGCCGGTCAAGCTGCGCATCGCCTGGTGGGGCGGACAGTCCCGGCACGATTACACGTTGAAGGTCATTGAAATGTATCAGGAGCAGAACCCGCACGTCACCATCGAGCCTGAATATGCCCCGTTCGACGATTACTGGAAGAAGCTTGCTCCGCAGGCGGTAGCCGGCGGTCTTCCGGACATTATTCAGATGGACATCTCCTATCTGAACCAATATGCCGGCCGCAATCAGCTTGCCGATCTGAAGCCGTTCACCGACAGCGGAGTCCTGGACGTGTCGGATGTCAGCGAGAATGCGCTGAGCGGAGGCGAGGTAAACGGCAAGCTGGTAGCGATGAACCTTGGCGTCAACGCACTCCAGACGACATTCGACGTAGAGACGATGAAGAAGAACGGCATCGATATTCCCGGCAAGGACTGGACCTGGGACGACATGGACAAAATGGGCGCCCAAGCGAAGGAAAAAGGATTCCTCATCGGTGGCTTCGCCTACCGGCATGACGTTTTCTTCCCGTATTATCTAAGAACGATCGGCCAAAAAATGTACAGCGCGGACGGCAAAACGATCGGCTATGCCGATGATCAGGCCTTTATCGATTATTTCACCCGCTACCAGAAGTGGTATGACAATGGGTACATCCTGTCGTTGGATAAGGAAGCCCAGAAGAAAGGCGTCGCGGAGGAGGATGAAATCGTGCTTGGCAACGCCATTTCCGGCACGGGCTGGTCCAACCAGTTCCTCGCCGTTGCCAATCTCGTTCCCGATCGTCCGCTGGAGCTGAATCCGATGCCGGGACCGGGCACGAAGGAAGGGCTCTTCCTGAAGCCGTCCATGTATTTCTCCGTCACGGAGACGTCGAAGCATAAGGAAGAAGCGGCGAAATTCATCAGCTTCTTCATCAACGACATCGAGGCAAATAAGCTGATCAAGGGCGAGCGTGGCGTGCCGGTATCCGCTAAAGTCAAGGAAGCGCTGAAGCCGCTGCTCTCCGAGAATGAGGCGAAAATATTCGATTACGTCACCTGGGCCGAAGCGAACAGCAGCCCTGGCGATCCGCCGAATCCGATCGGTGCCGTGGAAATCGAGAAGCTGCTTCGCGATCTCAGCGAGCGCATCCTGTACAAGAAAATATCGGTTGAGGATGCGGCTGCCGAATTCCGGAAGGAAGCGAATGCGATCCTGGCCAGATCCCAGCAGTAG
- a CDS encoding response regulator has product MYKVLLVDDERIILEGISRMVDWSAYQTELAGTAQNGIQAYEKIVSDSPDIVVCDIRMPGLDGLELVAKTYASHPHIKFVLLSGFGEFEYANRAMQYGVKHYLLKPTDESKIGEALQEVTFDLAVHRRKEAFIQDMKHRFEKVLPHVKEQVLKEFVTNKTYGLNDLEEYRSLFRYDFDRPVQLLLFQLEGEADFEHLFAVKNIAEDLLDTTLLSTTIGPHVLVLIEERPGLQLHDRIQDIRCTFKRYYKLDVTVAVSDPGPVTLARKLYSDTLQCLNYRFYLDESGIITTNDTLQSEDEEGAFSFDEQRLCMPVRSGHHQEARQALNEFIHELKRAQLSIEMTKSHAISQYVSLIRLTDPEEMAERYERIPVIAEMTTLQSIQAFLEETVIEITQRNYERNTMKYNAIVRRMIEIIEEQLGNSELTLNLVACSMLYMNADYLGKLFKKETGEKFSNYVMKLRIKRATELMAKDPDIKIFEMAEQLGFGDNPQYFSQVFKKQMGCTPSEYMRKEG; this is encoded by the coding sequence ATGTACAAAGTTCTGCTTGTAGACGATGAACGCATCATTCTGGAGGGCATTTCCCGCATGGTGGACTGGTCCGCCTATCAAACCGAGCTCGCGGGGACGGCCCAGAACGGCATCCAAGCCTACGAAAAAATCGTTAGCGATTCGCCCGATATCGTCGTGTGCGACATCCGCATGCCCGGCCTTGACGGCCTCGAGCTCGTGGCCAAAACCTATGCAAGCCACCCCCACATCAAGTTCGTGCTGCTGTCCGGCTTCGGCGAATTCGAATACGCCAACCGCGCCATGCAGTACGGGGTTAAGCATTATCTGCTGAAGCCGACCGATGAGTCGAAGATCGGGGAAGCGCTGCAGGAGGTTACCTTCGACCTGGCGGTTCACCGCCGCAAGGAAGCTTTCATTCAGGATATGAAGCACCGTTTCGAGAAGGTGCTTCCCCATGTGAAGGAACAGGTGCTAAAAGAATTCGTGACGAACAAGACTTACGGTCTTAACGATCTGGAGGAATATCGCAGCCTGTTCCGATACGACTTCGACCGGCCGGTGCAGCTGCTGCTGTTCCAGCTGGAAGGCGAGGCGGATTTCGAGCATCTGTTCGCCGTGAAGAATATTGCCGAGGATCTGCTGGACACCACCCTCCTTAGCACCACCATCGGCCCGCATGTGCTGGTTCTAATAGAGGAGCGGCCCGGGCTTCAACTCCACGACCGGATCCAGGACATCCGCTGTACGTTCAAGCGGTATTACAAGCTGGACGTGACGGTTGCCGTCAGCGATCCGGGGCCCGTAACGCTGGCGCGCAAGCTGTACAGCGACACGCTGCAGTGCCTGAATTACCGCTTCTACCTGGACGAGAGCGGCATTATTACGACGAACGACACGCTGCAATCCGAAGACGAGGAAGGTGCATTCTCCTTCGACGAGCAGCGCCTGTGCATGCCGGTGCGGTCCGGTCATCACCAAGAGGCCCGGCAGGCGCTGAATGAATTCATCCATGAACTGAAGCGGGCACAGCTAAGCATTGAGATGACCAAGTCCCACGCCATATCGCAGTATGTATCCCTTATTCGGCTGACGGATCCCGAGGAGATGGCGGAAAGATACGAGCGGATACCGGTCATCGCGGAGATGACGACCCTTCAGTCGATCCAGGCATTTCTGGAAGAAACGGTCATCGAAATTACCCAGCGGAATTATGAACGGAACACCATGAAATATAATGCGATCGTCCGGAGAATGATCGAGATTATCGAGGAACAGCTTGGCAATTCGGAGCTGACCCTGAATCTGGTTGCATGCAGCATGCTGTACATGAATGCCGACTATCTCGGAAAGCTGTTCAAAAAAGAGACCGGCGAGAAATTCTCGAATTACGTCATGAAGCTGCGCATCAAGCGCGCGACCGAGCTAATGGCGAAGGACCCGGACATCAAAATTTTCGAAATGGCCGAGCAGCTCGGCTTCGGCGATAATCCCCAGTACTTCAGCCAGGTGTTTAAGAAGCAAATGGGCTGCACGCCTTCGGAATACATGAGAAAAGAGGGCTAG
- a CDS encoding cache domain-containing sensor histidine kinase, which yields MRKWTSAYKNMKIKNKLSLLITLIVAMAFTFAVIVQQYAFSIYDGQLYLKSSKVLHLSSSAIESELERIEQLSFNMITDTEIQHILRKIAASDSDYDRLTLKQQLVDRLLNYVGSEPMLYSIHLIDSNNKQHDVGSVIPIAPAKMQHIMQLAGDANGEERWFYPDEQDPALLLSREIRSYSGTLFDLHYLGTIVIRVNIDKLVRTSVAEEGELIMTSGTDVIYPTRPNFSPASIQADVSSGSGYFTREIEGHTYFIAYNRSANTGWTYINATPFNQAFRQIIFIKELVIIVFGIIFAVAILLGIRFSRGLTKPIESLIARMKLAEKGNFAEANVLPQDAAPVAMDELGLLHRTFRLMVERINVLITENYANRLLVKETEFKALQAQINPHFLYNTLESVNWLAKINKQTQISDMVQALAFLLRNSVSLKEPILSLRDELEIVKNYITIQKFRFEERLEFSMNVPDEDLERKLPKLSLQPLLENAIHYALEPSVEPCRITLYTRRDRHAFCVIVEDDGPGMAPDTIDRLRSGSLQTTGNGIGMLNIDERIKLAFGDNYGLSIESAPGLGARIILSLPL from the coding sequence GTGCGGAAATGGACCTCAGCCTACAAAAATATGAAAATCAAAAACAAGCTGTCGCTCCTGATCACATTGATCGTGGCCATGGCATTCACCTTCGCGGTCATCGTTCAGCAGTATGCCTTCTCCATCTATGATGGACAGCTGTATCTCAAATCTTCCAAGGTCCTTCACTTGTCCTCTTCGGCCATCGAATCCGAGCTTGAGCGCATCGAGCAATTATCCTTCAACATGATTACCGACACGGAGATCCAGCATATCTTACGGAAGATTGCCGCCAGCGACTCCGATTATGACCGGCTCACCTTGAAGCAGCAGCTTGTCGATCGACTCCTCAACTACGTGGGGTCCGAGCCGATGCTCTACTCCATCCACCTCATCGATTCCAACAACAAACAGCATGATGTCGGCAGCGTCATTCCGATCGCTCCTGCCAAAATGCAGCATATTATGCAGCTCGCGGGCGATGCCAACGGGGAAGAGCGCTGGTTCTATCCCGATGAACAGGACCCGGCCCTGCTGCTGTCCAGGGAGATCCGTTCCTATTCGGGAACCCTGTTCGACCTTCATTATCTGGGCACAATCGTAATTCGGGTCAATATCGACAAGCTTGTACGTACATCTGTAGCTGAAGAAGGGGAGCTGATCATGACCTCGGGAACGGATGTCATCTACCCGACCCGGCCGAACTTTAGCCCGGCTTCCATCCAAGCTGACGTATCATCCGGCAGCGGATATTTTACCCGGGAGATTGAAGGACACACGTATTTCATTGCCTATAACCGCTCAGCCAATACGGGCTGGACTTATATTAATGCCACCCCATTTAATCAGGCCTTTAGGCAAATCATTTTTATCAAAGAGCTTGTCATCATCGTATTCGGCATCATATTCGCAGTCGCCATTCTGCTCGGCATTCGATTCAGCAGGGGCCTGACAAAGCCGATCGAAAGCTTGATCGCCCGGATGAAGCTGGCCGAGAAAGGGAATTTCGCTGAAGCCAATGTGCTCCCTCAAGACGCGGCCCCTGTTGCGATGGATGAGCTCGGTCTGCTGCACCGGACCTTTCGTTTGATGGTGGAGAGAATCAATGTCCTGATCACCGAAAATTACGCGAACCGCCTGCTCGTCAAGGAGACCGAATTCAAGGCGCTTCAGGCACAAATCAATCCGCATTTTCTTTACAACACGCTCGAGTCCGTGAACTGGCTTGCAAAAATCAACAAGCAGACGCAAATCTCCGACATGGTGCAGGCGCTGGCTTTCCTCCTCCGCAACTCCGTCAGCCTGAAGGAGCCGATTCTTTCTCTCCGAGACGAGCTCGAAATCGTTAAGAACTATATCACCATCCAGAAGTTTCGTTTTGAGGAGAGGCTCGAATTTAGCATGAACGTTCCGGATGAGGACCTGGAGCGCAAACTTCCGAAGCTGTCCCTGCAGCCGCTGCTTGAAAATGCAATCCACTACGCGCTCGAGCCATCAGTCGAGCCTTGCAGGATCACCCTTTACACACGCCGGGACCGGCACGCCTTCTGCGTCATCGTGGAGGATGACGGACCGGGCATGGCCCCGGACACCATCGACCGTCTCCGAAGCGGAAGCCTGCAGACCACTGGCAACGGCATCGGTATGCTCAACATCGACGAACGCATCAAGCTCGCCTTCGGCGACAATTACGGTCTATCCATCGAAAGCGCACCCGGGCTCGGCGCCCGCATCATTCTATCACTGCCACTATAA